In Streptomyces dangxiongensis, one DNA window encodes the following:
- a CDS encoding amidohydrolase encodes MSSESEAGLPGDVLPGVLSESLHAELVAFRRDLHMHPELGNQEFRTTAAIKERLEQAGLKPRVLATGTGLVCDIGLAEGEQPAVPLLALRADIDALPIPDTKADCPYRSTVPDRAHACGHDVHTTVVLGAGLVLADLHAKGLLPRPVRLVFQPAEEVLPGGALSAIEDGALDGVGRILAVHCDPRVDAGRIGLRHGAITSACDRLEIALDGSGGHTARPHLTTDLVTAAARVAVDVPALIARRVDTRAGLALTWGRIESGHAPNVIPQHAELSGTVRCLDLEAWRLAPDIVHAAIDEVATLHRAKSEINYVRGVPPVVNDRESTEVLRRAMVARRGMKSVESTEQSLGGEDFSWYLERVPGAMARLGVRRPGERTVRDLHQGDFDADEYAITVGVEMFTAAAFLDIGEARG; translated from the coding sequence ATGTCCTCAGAGTCCGAGGCCGGCCTCCCGGGCGATGTGCTCCCCGGCGTGCTGAGCGAGTCCCTGCACGCCGAACTCGTCGCGTTCCGACGTGACTTGCACATGCACCCGGAGCTGGGCAACCAGGAGTTCCGCACCACCGCCGCGATCAAGGAGCGGCTGGAGCAAGCCGGTCTCAAGCCCCGCGTCCTCGCCACCGGAACCGGACTCGTCTGTGACATCGGGCTCGCGGAGGGTGAGCAGCCGGCCGTGCCGCTGCTCGCGCTGCGCGCCGACATCGACGCCCTGCCCATCCCGGACACCAAGGCCGACTGCCCGTACCGGTCGACCGTGCCCGACCGGGCGCACGCCTGCGGTCACGACGTCCACACGACCGTCGTCCTCGGCGCCGGCCTCGTCCTCGCCGACCTGCACGCCAAGGGCCTGCTGCCCCGGCCGGTCCGACTGGTCTTCCAGCCCGCCGAGGAGGTCCTGCCCGGCGGCGCCCTGAGCGCCATCGAGGACGGCGCGCTGGACGGCGTGGGCCGGATCCTCGCCGTGCACTGCGACCCCCGGGTGGACGCCGGACGGATCGGCCTGCGGCACGGCGCGATCACCAGCGCCTGCGACCGGCTGGAGATCGCGCTCGACGGGTCCGGCGGCCACACCGCCCGCCCCCACCTGACCACCGACCTGGTCACCGCCGCCGCCCGCGTCGCCGTCGACGTGCCCGCGCTGATCGCCCGCCGCGTCGACACCCGCGCCGGTCTCGCCCTCACCTGGGGCCGGATCGAGTCGGGGCACGCCCCGAACGTGATCCCGCAGCACGCCGAGCTGTCCGGGACCGTGCGCTGCCTGGACCTGGAGGCCTGGCGGCTGGCGCCCGACATCGTGCACGCGGCCATCGACGAGGTCGCCACGCTGCACCGGGCCAAGTCGGAGATCAACTACGTGCGCGGAGTGCCGCCCGTCGTCAACGACCGGGAGTCCACCGAGGTGCTGCGCCGCGCCATGGTCGCCCGGCGCGGCATGAAGTCCGTCGAGAGCACCGAGCAGAGCCTCGGCGGCGAGGACTTCTCCTGGTACCTGGAGCGGGTGCCCGGCGCGATGGCCCGGCTCGGCGTGCGCCGGCCCGGCGAGCGCACGGTGCGTGACCTGCACCAGGGCGATTTCGACGCCGACGAGTACGCGATCACGGTGGGCGTGGAGATGTTCACCGCGGCGGCCTTCCTGGACATCGGCGAGGCCCGCGGCTGA
- a CDS encoding N-acetylneuraminate synthase family protein yields MSTNSRLRTFGSREAGPGRPVYITGEIGINHNGELENALKLIDVAAEAGCDAVKFQKRTPEICTPRDQWDIERDTPWGRMTYIDYRHRVEFGEDEYRRIDEYCKEKGIDWFASPWDTEAVAFLEKFDVPAHKVASASLTDDELLRALRATGRTVILSTGMSTPKQIRHAVEVLGSDNILLCHATSTYPAKAEELNLRVINTLEKEYPNVPIGYSGHETGLQTTLAAVALGAVFVERHITLDRAMWGSDQAASVEPQGLTRLVRDIRTIEASLGDGVKKVYDSELGPMKKLRRVAGAVAEAEIAAAAGEPVSV; encoded by the coding sequence AGATCGGCATCAACCACAACGGTGAGCTGGAGAACGCCCTCAAGCTGATCGACGTGGCCGCCGAGGCCGGCTGCGACGCCGTGAAGTTCCAGAAGCGCACCCCGGAGATCTGCACCCCGCGCGACCAGTGGGACATCGAGCGCGACACCCCCTGGGGCCGGATGACCTACATCGACTACCGCCACCGGGTGGAGTTCGGCGAGGACGAGTACCGCCGGATCGACGAGTACTGCAAGGAGAAGGGGATCGACTGGTTCGCCTCCCCGTGGGACACCGAGGCCGTCGCGTTCCTGGAGAAGTTCGACGTCCCCGCCCACAAGGTGGCCAGCGCCTCCCTGACCGACGACGAGCTGCTGCGCGCCCTGCGCGCGACCGGCCGCACCGTCATCCTCTCCACCGGCATGTCCACCCCGAAGCAGATCCGCCACGCGGTGGAGGTCCTTGGCTCGGACAACATCCTCCTCTGCCACGCCACCTCCACCTACCCGGCCAAGGCCGAGGAGCTGAACCTCCGCGTGATCAACACGCTGGAGAAGGAGTACCCGAACGTCCCGATCGGCTACTCCGGCCACGAGACCGGCCTCCAGACCACGCTGGCCGCCGTCGCCCTCGGCGCCGTCTTCGTCGAGCGCCACATCACCCTCGACCGCGCCATGTGGGGCTCCGACCAGGCCGCCTCCGTCGAGCCCCAGGGCCTGACCCGCCTGGTCCGCGACATCCGCACCATCGAGGCCTCCCTCGGCGACGGCGTCAAGAAGGTCTACGACTCCGAGCTGGGCCCCATGAAGAAGCTGCGCCGCGTCGCCGGCGCCGTCGCCGAGGCGGAGATCGCCGCGGCGGCGGGCGAGCCGGTCTCGGTCTGA